In a genomic window of Variovorax paradoxus:
- a CDS encoding Nramp family divalent metal transporter, which produces MPRPNEQDEQDEDTAGASEGAEPPARHGFLNRLGPGLITGAADDDPSGIATYTQAGAQFGYGMGWTLLLTYPLMVGIQLASARIGRTTGRGLTSAFATLWPRPVVLLAVVLLLVANVVNLAADIGAMAEVARLGLGGPEALYALGFGLLSLALQAWLPYHRYVRVLKWLTLSLLAYVGVALVAHVDWKAALAGALLPRLHWDAESIQMVVAILGTTISPYLFFWQAAQEVEEIERVPQDHALRTHPAQARTQLRRLRFDTWVGMGFSNAIAFSMIVASAATLHAHGQTDVGSTAQAAEALRPVAGSAAFALFALGIIGTGLLALPVLGGSAAYACAEFLRVRRGLEQPVGAAPAFYGILAAAMACGIGISLCGVDPMKALVWAAVLNSLMSVPIMVGVMWAAGSRRLMGELVLPLHWRVLGWAATAVMALATLAFLWTSLRS; this is translated from the coding sequence ATGCCGAGGCCTAACGAGCAGGACGAGCAGGACGAAGACACCGCCGGCGCCAGTGAAGGCGCCGAGCCTCCCGCCAGGCACGGCTTCCTGAACCGCCTCGGCCCCGGCCTCATCACCGGCGCCGCCGACGACGATCCCAGCGGCATCGCCACCTACACCCAGGCCGGCGCGCAGTTCGGCTACGGCATGGGCTGGACCCTGCTGCTGACCTATCCGCTGATGGTGGGCATCCAGCTCGCGAGCGCGCGCATCGGCCGCACCACGGGCCGCGGCCTGACCTCGGCCTTCGCCACTCTGTGGCCGCGCCCGGTCGTGCTGCTCGCGGTCGTGCTGCTGCTGGTCGCCAATGTCGTGAACCTCGCGGCCGACATCGGCGCCATGGCCGAGGTCGCGCGGCTGGGCCTGGGCGGACCCGAGGCGCTCTACGCGCTGGGCTTCGGCCTGCTGTCGCTGGCGCTGCAGGCCTGGCTGCCGTACCACCGCTACGTGCGCGTGCTCAAGTGGCTCACGCTCTCGCTGCTGGCCTACGTGGGCGTGGCGCTGGTGGCGCACGTCGACTGGAAGGCCGCGCTCGCGGGCGCGCTGCTGCCGCGCCTGCACTGGGATGCGGAGAGCATCCAGATGGTGGTGGCGATCCTCGGCACCACGATCAGCCCCTACCTTTTCTTCTGGCAGGCGGCGCAGGAGGTGGAGGAGATCGAACGCGTTCCGCAGGACCATGCGCTCAGGACGCATCCCGCGCAGGCGCGCACGCAACTGCGCCGGCTGCGCTTCGACACCTGGGTCGGCATGGGCTTCTCCAACGCGATCGCCTTCTCGATGATCGTGGCCTCGGCCGCCACCCTGCATGCCCATGGCCAGACCGACGTGGGCTCGACCGCGCAGGCGGCCGAGGCCCTGCGCCCGGTGGCCGGCAGCGCGGCCTTCGCGCTGTTCGCGCTGGGGATCATCGGCACGGGCCTGCTGGCGCTGCCGGTGCTCGGCGGTTCCGCCGCTTATGCCTGCGCCGAATTCCTGCGCGTGCGGCGCGGGCTCGAGCAGCCGGTGGGCGCGGCGCCGGCCTTCTACGGCATCCTCGCGGCCGCCATGGCCTGCGGCATCGGCATCAGCCTGTGCGGCGTCGATCCGATGAAAGCGCTGGTGTGGGCGGCGGTGCTCAATTCGCTGATGTCGGTGCCGATCATGGTCGGCGTCATGTGGGCCGCCGGCAGCCGCCGCCTCATGGGCGAGCTGGTGCTGCCGCTGCACTGGCGGGTGCTGGGCTGGGCCGCGACCGCGGTCATGGCGCTGGCGACCCTGGCCTTTCTCTGGACCAGCCTGCGTTCCTGA
- a CDS encoding aspartate aminotransferase family protein, with product MSRNDDPQFWQQAQRHLVRYGGSFEPLIIERAQGCFVYDADGRAILDFTSGQMSALLGHAHPEIVSVVSEHVRTLDHLFSGMLSRPVVALAAEIARHAPGALERCLLLSTGAESNEAALRMARLVTGGHEVVAFTQSWHGMTGSAAAATYSAGRKGYGPAAVGSFAIPAPNAYRPRFATKEGELDWRRELDDGFEQIDRQSTGALAAFIAEPILSSGGILELPPGYMAALKKKCEERGMLLIVDEAQTGVGRTGLMFACDRDGVAPDILTLSKTLGAGLPLAAMVTTAAIEDEAHARGFLFYTTHVSDPLPAAVGLKVLEVVERDGLVERARVAGERLQQGLRRLQARHECIGDVRGRGLLLGLEVVKSRDTREPAFELGEAVTRECMKLGLSMNIVKLPSMGGVFRIAPPLTISDSEIDLGLELLDKAIATAVRLQRPS from the coding sequence ATGAGCAGGAACGACGACCCCCAGTTCTGGCAACAGGCACAGCGCCATCTCGTGCGCTACGGCGGCAGCTTCGAGCCGCTGATCATCGAGCGCGCGCAGGGCTGCTTCGTCTACGACGCCGACGGCCGCGCCATCCTCGATTTCACCTCGGGCCAGATGAGCGCGCTGCTCGGGCATGCGCATCCCGAGATCGTCTCGGTGGTGTCGGAGCACGTGCGCACGCTCGATCACCTGTTCAGCGGCATGCTGTCGCGCCCGGTGGTGGCGCTGGCCGCCGAGATCGCGCGCCATGCGCCCGGTGCGCTCGAACGCTGCCTGCTGCTGAGCACCGGCGCCGAATCGAACGAGGCGGCGCTGCGCATGGCCAGGCTGGTGACCGGCGGCCACGAGGTGGTGGCCTTCACGCAGTCGTGGCACGGCATGACCGGCAGCGCGGCGGCCGCGACCTACAGCGCGGGCCGCAAGGGCTACGGCCCGGCGGCAGTCGGCTCGTTCGCGATCCCGGCGCCCAATGCCTACCGGCCGCGCTTCGCCACGAAGGAGGGCGAACTCGACTGGCGCCGCGAGCTCGACGATGGCTTCGAGCAGATCGACCGCCAGTCGACCGGCGCGCTCGCGGCCTTCATCGCCGAGCCCATTCTCAGCAGCGGCGGCATCCTCGAGCTGCCGCCCGGCTACATGGCGGCGCTCAAGAAGAAGTGCGAGGAGCGCGGCATGCTGCTGATCGTCGACGAGGCGCAGACCGGCGTGGGCCGCACGGGGCTGATGTTCGCGTGCGACCGCGACGGCGTGGCGCCCGACATCCTGACCCTGTCGAAGACCTTGGGCGCCGGCCTGCCGCTGGCCGCGATGGTGACCACCGCCGCGATCGAGGACGAGGCCCATGCGCGCGGCTTCCTGTTCTACACCACGCACGTCTCCGATCCGCTGCCCGCGGCGGTCGGCCTGAAGGTGCTCGAGGTGGTCGAGCGCGACGGCCTGGTCGAGCGCGCGCGCGTCGCGGGCGAACGGCTGCAGCAGGGGCTGCGACGGCTGCAGGCGCGCCACGAATGCATCGGCGACGTGCGCGGGCGCGGCCTGCTGCTGGGCCTCGAGGTGGTCAAGAGCCGCGACACGCGCGAGCCGGCCTTCGAACTCGGCGAGGCCGTCACGCGCGAGTGCATGAAGCTGGGCCTGAGCATGAACATCGTGAAGCTGCCCTCGATGGGTGGCGTGTTCCGCATCGCGCCGCCGCTGACGATCAGCGACAGCGAGATCGACCTCGGCCTCGAGCTGCTCGACAAGGCCATCGCCACGGCGGTGCGTTTGCAGCGGCCTTCCTGA
- a CDS encoding LysR family transcriptional regulator: MSQSLDIDLLRSFVAIAETGVLGQAALRVGRTQSALSMQMQKLEGIVAQPLLHRTGRGVTLTATGERLLVRANELLRRHDEALAELRGQQLSGVLRFSCPDDYAVVFLPYLLRGFASLHPGVQLEVMCAPTPRLHELLARHAIDLALVSVAADAAGAEVIRHEPLVWVAQHGSAAVALDPLPLALGAPDALDHLLPRRALEAAGRAYRLAYASSSLSGLVGMARSGQAVTVLTRTAVPEDLRILDADDGFPELPGVGVTLALAREAPSALTTAFAAHVRKFLPAA; the protein is encoded by the coding sequence GTGAGCCAATCGCTGGACATCGACCTGCTGCGCAGCTTCGTCGCCATCGCCGAGACCGGCGTGCTGGGCCAGGCGGCCCTGCGCGTGGGCCGCACGCAGTCGGCGCTGAGCATGCAGATGCAGAAGCTCGAGGGCATCGTCGCGCAGCCGCTGCTGCACCGCACCGGCCGCGGCGTCACCCTCACCGCGACCGGCGAACGCCTGCTGGTGCGCGCCAACGAACTGCTGCGCCGGCATGACGAGGCACTGGCCGAACTGCGCGGGCAGCAGCTGTCGGGCGTGCTGCGCTTCAGTTGCCCCGACGACTACGCGGTCGTGTTCCTGCCCTACCTGCTGCGGGGCTTCGCGAGCCTGCACCCGGGGGTGCAGCTCGAGGTCATGTGCGCGCCCACGCCGCGGCTGCACGAGCTGCTGGCGCGGCATGCGATCGACCTCGCGCTGGTGTCGGTGGCCGCCGATGCCGCGGGCGCCGAAGTGATCCGGCACGAGCCGCTGGTGTGGGTCGCGCAGCACGGCAGTGCCGCCGTCGCCCTCGACCCGCTGCCGCTCGCGCTCGGCGCGCCCGATGCGCTCGACCACCTGCTGCCGCGGCGCGCGCTCGAGGCCGCGGGCCGCGCCTACCGGCTCGCCTATGCGAGCAGCAGCCTCTCGGGGCTGGTGGGCATGGCGCGCTCGGGCCAGGCCGTGACAGTACTCACGCGCACCGCCGTGCCCGAGGACCTGCGGATCCTCGACGCGGACGACGGCTTTCCCGAACTGCCGGGTGTGGGCGTCACGCTGGCACTGGCGCGCGAGGCACCGAGCGCCCTGACGACCGCCTTCGCGGCGCATGTGAGAAAGTTTCTGCCCGCGGCCTGA
- a CDS encoding TetR/AcrR family transcriptional regulator, protein MPKPTRSQIDAEIIDRAAGLFAKHGFAHTSLQQIADAVNYSKAGLLHHFPSKQAIYDAALQTCREQAQALLDAVEHLPPGAARERVVVEASVDQTYEWPGVSALANRLADNGKGTDPALTEMALMVYKALGIDLQTTTMERIVRVTSALSGLGASAMVAAHVGLQREWRTPIVDAAMDALGHGGKPQRAARKRA, encoded by the coding sequence ATGCCCAAGCCCACCCGCTCCCAGATCGACGCCGAGATCATCGACCGCGCCGCGGGCCTGTTCGCCAAGCACGGCTTTGCCCACACCTCGCTCCAGCAGATCGCGGACGCGGTCAACTATTCGAAGGCCGGGCTGCTGCATCACTTCCCGAGCAAGCAGGCGATCTACGACGCGGCACTGCAGACCTGCCGCGAGCAGGCGCAGGCCCTGCTCGATGCGGTCGAACACCTGCCGCCGGGCGCGGCGCGCGAACGCGTGGTGGTGGAGGCCTCGGTCGACCAGACCTACGAGTGGCCCGGCGTGTCGGCGCTCGCGAACCGGCTGGCCGACAACGGCAAGGGCACCGATCCCGCGCTGACCGAGATGGCGTTGATGGTCTACAAGGCGCTCGGCATCGATCTGCAGACCACCACCATGGAGCGCATCGTGCGCGTGACGAGCGCGCTCTCGGGCCTCGGCGCCTCGGCGATGGTCGCGGCCCACGTGGGACTGCAGCGCGAATGGCGCACGCCCATCGTCGACGCGGCCATGGACGCGCTCGGCCATGGCGGCAAGCCGCAGCGCGCGGCGCGCAAGCGCGCCTAG
- a CDS encoding M20/M25/M40 family metallo-hydrolase, producing MIINLTLLLAIVTSGCSDGNANAFFYSSTLDQRTKDEQPAVLKTLEELVGIESGTNDAIGIPEMGNYLERRLKALGAEVSRTPATNGVVGDIIVGQLKGSGGRHILMMAHMDTVYVRGSLAKAPFRIEDDQVLGAGIADAKGGIATILHTLALLKAQNFQQFGTITVMFNTDEEKGSLGSNELIQKLAAQSDIVLSYETGFIYEGQEFFVTGTSGVAVVEARVHGKASHAGAASPTAVNSMTEAADLILRTQDLQDPQQERLFNWTTIKGGSATNIIPDLTVVSADMRYGRNEDLPLLEAALAERAQKKRLEGARIDLQVTRLIPPYNATDAARGVMNKAVAIYAEVGAKLVAANVRTGGGSDAGWAALSGKPVLENLGLPGGNQHADAGEYVLASSIPRRLYLSARLVSELGQGL from the coding sequence ATGATCATTAATTTGACATTGCTGCTCGCAATTGTCACCAGCGGCTGTTCGGACGGCAATGCGAACGCGTTCTTCTACAGCAGCACGCTGGACCAGAGAACGAAGGACGAACAGCCCGCGGTGCTCAAGACGCTCGAGGAATTGGTCGGTATCGAAAGCGGCACCAATGACGCGATCGGGATTCCCGAAATGGGCAATTACCTCGAACGGCGTCTCAAGGCACTCGGTGCCGAGGTCTCGAGGACCCCCGCCACCAACGGCGTGGTCGGCGACATCATCGTCGGCCAACTCAAGGGCAGCGGCGGCCGGCATATCCTGATGATGGCGCACATGGACACGGTCTATGTGCGCGGCTCGCTGGCCAAGGCGCCATTCCGTATCGAAGACGACCAGGTGCTCGGCGCCGGCATTGCCGATGCCAAGGGCGGCATCGCGACCATCCTGCATACGCTGGCCTTGTTGAAGGCGCAGAACTTCCAGCAATTCGGCACCATCACCGTGATGTTCAACACCGACGAGGAAAAGGGCTCGCTCGGGTCGAACGAATTGATCCAGAAGCTCGCGGCGCAGAGCGACATCGTGCTGTCGTACGAAACCGGCTTCATCTACGAGGGCCAGGAGTTCTTCGTCACCGGCACCTCGGGCGTGGCGGTCGTGGAGGCACGGGTTCACGGCAAGGCGTCGCATGCGGGAGCCGCGTCCCCGACGGCGGTGAATTCCATGACCGAGGCCGCGGACCTGATCCTGCGAACCCAGGACCTGCAGGACCCGCAGCAGGAGCGGCTGTTCAACTGGACGACCATCAAGGGCGGCAGCGCCACCAACATCATTCCGGACCTCACGGTCGTCTCGGCCGACATGCGCTACGGCCGCAACGAGGATCTACCGCTGCTGGAGGCCGCGCTCGCCGAGCGTGCGCAGAAGAAGCGCCTCGAAGGAGCGCGCATCGATCTCCAGGTGACGCGCCTCATCCCGCCGTACAACGCCACGGACGCCGCCCGGGGCGTGATGAACAAGGCCGTCGCCATCTACGCCGAAGTGGGCGCGAAGCTGGTGGCCGCCAACGTGCGCACCGGCGGCGGCTCGGACGCGGGCTGGGCCGCGCTCTCGGGCAAGCCGGTGCTCGAGAATCTGGGCCTGCCCGGCGGCAACCAGCATGCCGATGCCGGGGAGTACGTGCTGGCCTCGTCCATCCCGCGCCGGCTCTACCTGTCGGCGCGCCTGGTCTCGGAGCTCGGGCAGGGACTCTGA
- a CDS encoding LysR family transcriptional regulator translates to MPDALASGLAASYTGVLSFMAVAEELSFMKAGHRLGLGRSAVSRNVQRLETQMKTRLLQRSTRNVALTPEGEMFYELSRPGVEQIMQAMQQVHELQDGPARGQLRVCSTIGFGRRIVGPLLADFYRLHPGIDVELILDDRITDFTADRIDLSFRNGRLADSSIIARQLAPMEMMVCASPAYAARHGLPETLEDIERHACIQFRLGSGGLYEWEFMEPPAGDERGARRVRKLMPKGSRIYSDPELVVGALRDGLGIAQVAGYQVAEDLRAGRLVRCLDAHAPQGRAHYLCYPSREHMPMRIRAFVEFYVRRVSGMRAELGLTPA, encoded by the coding sequence ATGCCCGATGCACTGGCCTCCGGATTGGCCGCCAGCTACACCGGCGTGCTGTCGTTCATGGCGGTCGCCGAGGAACTGAGCTTCATGAAGGCGGGCCACCGCCTGGGCCTCGGCCGCTCGGCCGTGAGCCGCAACGTGCAGCGGCTCGAGACCCAGATGAAGACGCGGCTGCTGCAGCGCTCCACGCGCAATGTCGCGCTCACGCCCGAGGGGGAGATGTTCTACGAGCTCAGCCGCCCGGGGGTCGAGCAGATCATGCAGGCGATGCAGCAGGTGCACGAGCTGCAGGACGGGCCCGCGCGCGGGCAGCTGCGCGTGTGCTCGACGATCGGCTTCGGCCGCCGGATCGTCGGCCCGCTGCTGGCCGATTTCTACAGGCTGCATCCCGGCATCGATGTCGAACTGATCCTCGACGACCGGATCACCGATTTCACCGCCGACCGCATCGACCTCAGCTTCCGCAACGGCCGCCTCGCCGACAGCAGCATCATCGCGCGCCAGCTCGCGCCCATGGAGATGATGGTGTGCGCATCGCCCGCGTACGCCGCGCGCCACGGCCTGCCCGAAACGCTCGAGGACATCGAGCGCCACGCGTGCATCCAGTTCCGTCTCGGATCGGGAGGGCTGTACGAATGGGAGTTCATGGAGCCGCCCGCGGGGGACGAGAGAGGCGCGCGCCGGGTGCGCAAGCTCATGCCGAAGGGCAGCCGGATCTACAGCGATCCGGAATTGGTGGTGGGCGCGTTGCGGGATGGCCTCGGCATCGCCCAGGTCGCGGGCTACCAGGTCGCCGAGGATCTGCGCGCCGGCCGGCTGGTCCGTTGCCTCGATGCCCATGCGCCCCAGGGGCGGGCGCACTACCTCTGCTATCCCAGCCGCGAACACATGCCGATGCGGATCCGGGCGTTCGTGGAGTTCTATGTGCGGCGGGTTTCGGGCATGCGGGCGGAGCTTGGGTTGACGCCTGCCTAG